One genomic region from Parerythrobacter aestuarii encodes:
- a CDS encoding Fur family transcriptional regulator — MPERIDLEQLCADKGLRITEQRKVIARVLSDSDDHPDVELLHQRASAIDPKISIATVYRTVRLFEEAGILDRHDFGDGRARYEPAPEAHHDHLIDVETGKVVEFVDPELEALQKQIAEKLGYRLVDHRMELYGVRIGRDD, encoded by the coding sequence TTGCCCGAACGGATCGACCTCGAACAGCTGTGCGCGGACAAGGGGCTGCGCATCACCGAACAGCGCAAGGTGATCGCGCGGGTGCTGTCCGACAGCGACGATCACCCCGATGTCGAGCTGTTGCACCAGCGCGCCAGCGCGATCGACCCCAAGATCTCGATCGCCACGGTCTATCGCACCGTGCGCCTGTTCGAAGAGGCCGGTATCCTCGACCGCCACGATTTCGGTGATGGGCGCGCGCGCTATGAGCCCGCACCGGAGGCGCATCACGACCACCTGATTGACGTTGAAACCGGCAAAGTCGTCGAATTCGTCGATCCCGAGTTGGAAGCGCTGCAAAAGCAGATCGCCGAGAAGCTCGGCTACCGGCTGGTCGATCACCGCATGGAACTCTACGGCGTGCGGATCGGCCGTGACGACTAG
- a CDS encoding lysophospholipid acyltransferase family protein → MTTRTAHIADPDSKEWKLRQAASTGESTPLSWAGWFRVIVRTFMIFLALLVFVPLHYLYRIFAYGSPFPMWFLGVTGWIVGARVVRYGTPLRRDVFFIANHVSWIDILTIAGASGTAFVAKAELADAPLVGWLCRLNRTVFVKRENRLGVADQINQLREALMDNWSVTVFPEGTTTDGHSLLPFKSSMLSVLEPPPPGVLVQPVVLDYGEVAEWIGWVGDESGVNNFKRVLSRKGSFRLGMHFLEPFSPGEFRGRKAIAAKAREEIEERLEQCLGHPVRPFKHDVLPIRYSAPAVPIE, encoded by the coding sequence GTGACGACTAGGACGGCGCATATCGCCGATCCGGATTCCAAGGAATGGAAGCTGCGGCAGGCTGCGTCGACCGGTGAAAGCACACCGCTGAGCTGGGCGGGATGGTTTCGCGTCATCGTTCGCACCTTCATGATTTTCCTGGCGCTGCTGGTGTTCGTGCCGCTGCATTATCTCTATCGCATCTTCGCCTATGGTTCGCCTTTCCCGATGTGGTTCCTGGGCGTCACCGGCTGGATCGTCGGTGCCCGCGTGGTCCGGTACGGTACGCCGCTCAGGCGCGACGTGTTCTTCATCGCCAACCATGTCAGCTGGATCGATATCCTGACCATCGCCGGAGCCAGCGGCACGGCATTTGTCGCCAAGGCCGAACTGGCCGACGCGCCGCTGGTCGGTTGGCTGTGCCGCCTCAACCGCACGGTCTTCGTCAAGCGCGAGAACCGGCTTGGCGTCGCCGACCAGATCAACCAGCTGCGCGAAGCACTGATGGACAATTGGTCGGTCACGGTCTTCCCCGAAGGCACCACCACCGATGGGCATTCGCTGTTGCCGTTCAAGAGCTCGATGCTGAGCGTGCTGGAACCGCCCCCACCCGGCGTGCTCGTGCAGCCAGTGGTGCTCGACTACGGCGAGGTCGCCGAATGGATCGGCTGGGTCGGCGACGAGAGCGGGGTCAACAATTTCAAGCGCGTGCTGAGCCGCAAGGGCAGCTTCCGCCTGGGCATGCACTTCCTCGAGCCCTTCAGCCCTGGCGAGTTTCGCGGCCGCAAGGCCATCGCCGCCAAGGCCCGCGAGGAGATCGAGGAGCGGCTGGAGCAATGCCTCGGCCATCCTGTGCGCCCGTTCAAGCACGACGTCCTGCCGATCCGCTACAGCGCCCCCGCGGTACCGATCGAATAG
- the miaB gene encoding tRNA (N6-isopentenyl adenosine(37)-C2)-methylthiotransferase MiaB — MKPTTSPKTYRVKSFGCQMNVYDGERMAELLATRGIAPAPEGEDADLVVLNTCHIREKAAEKVYSDIGRLVKAGDEAGKSPLIAVAGCVAQAEGEEIMARAPAVSMVVGPQAYHRLPGMIDDAVAGKRGVDTAMPADAKFAALPSRRKSPPAAFLTIQEGCDKFCTYCVVPYTRGAEISRPYIALVEEAKRLVEAGAKEITLLGQNVSAWTGEDDKGRKLGMAGLIRELAKDPDLKRIRYTTSHPADMDDELIATHGEVDKLMPYLHLPVQSGNDRVLKAMNRSHTAESYLRLLERFRAARPDLALSGDFIVGFPGETEAEFEDTLKIVDEVRYAQAYSFKYSPRPGTPAATMDGQVSKEVMDERLQRLQASLNRDQAAFNAASVGKTCDVLVERKGKHPGQWLGKSPWLQSVWFEGDVGIGDLVQVELVEAGPNSLAGRLLVPATV, encoded by the coding sequence ATGAAACCGACCACTTCCCCCAAGACCTACAGGGTCAAGAGCTTCGGCTGCCAGATGAACGTCTATGACGGCGAGCGCATGGCCGAGCTGCTGGCGACACGCGGCATTGCACCTGCGCCAGAGGGCGAGGATGCGGACCTGGTCGTGCTCAATACCTGTCACATCCGCGAGAAGGCGGCGGAGAAGGTCTATTCCGATATCGGCCGGCTGGTGAAGGCGGGCGATGAAGCCGGCAAATCGCCGCTGATCGCGGTCGCCGGCTGCGTGGCGCAGGCCGAGGGCGAGGAAATCATGGCGCGCGCACCTGCGGTCTCCATGGTGGTCGGCCCGCAGGCCTATCACCGGCTGCCCGGCATGATCGACGATGCAGTCGCAGGCAAACGCGGGGTCGATACCGCCATGCCCGCCGACGCCAAATTTGCCGCCCTGCCCAGCCGCCGCAAATCGCCTCCAGCTGCGTTCCTGACAATCCAGGAAGGGTGCGACAAGTTCTGCACCTATTGCGTCGTTCCCTACACACGCGGAGCGGAAATATCGCGGCCCTACATTGCCTTGGTCGAAGAGGCGAAGAGGCTGGTCGAAGCGGGCGCGAAGGAAATCACGCTGCTGGGCCAGAATGTCAGCGCCTGGACCGGCGAAGATGACAAGGGCCGCAAGCTCGGCATGGCGGGCCTGATCCGCGAACTGGCCAAAGACCCGGATCTCAAGCGCATCCGCTATACCACCAGCCACCCCGCCGACATGGATGACGAGCTGATCGCCACCCATGGCGAGGTCGACAAGCTGATGCCCTATCTCCACCTGCCGGTGCAGAGCGGCAATGACCGCGTGCTCAAGGCCATGAACCGCAGCCATACCGCAGAGAGCTATCTGCGGCTGCTGGAGCGTTTCCGCGCTGCGCGGCCCGACCTCGCACTGTCAGGCGACTTCATCGTCGGCTTCCCCGGCGAGACCGAGGCGGAATTCGAAGACACGCTCAAGATCGTCGACGAAGTCCGCTATGCGCAGGCCTACAGCTTCAAATACTCACCCCGCCCCGGCACCCCCGCTGCGACGATGGACGGGCAAGTGTCCAAAGAGGTGATGGATGAGCGCCTCCAACGCCTGCAAGCCTCGCTCAACCGCGACCAGGCGGCGTTCAACGCGGCCAGCGTTGGCAAGACCTGCGATGTCCTGGTCGAACGCAAGGGCAAGCACCCCGGGCAATGGCTCGGCAAGTCACCCTGGCTGCAAAGCGTATGGTTCGAAGGCGATGTCGGGATCGGCGACCTGGTGCAGGTCGAGCTAGTCGAGGCAGGGCCGAATTCGCTGGCGGGACGGTTGCTGGTCCCAGCGACCGTCTGA
- a CDS encoding PhoH family protein yields the protein MGRKPSRRPDPAISPDPVPLREVRRAKVDMEFENQSLLVPLFGQFDANLVQVENRLGVFISARGDHVQIEGPEDSVARARDVLKGMYDRLAIGQDLDAGAIEALIAMSDEPTLDGIVKGELSGGNGGPPIMIRTRRKTIVPRSAMQATYMRSLARDDIIFALGPAGTGKTYLAVAQAVAQLITGSVQRLILSRPAVEAGEKLGFLPGDMKDKVDPYLRPLYDALYDCMPPEQVERRLASGEIEIAPIAFMRGRTLADAFVILDEAQNTTREQMKMFLTRFGQNSRMVICGDPRQVDIPGGDRMSGLADAVEKLEGVEGFGTIRFTAADVVRHPIVGRIVEAYEGKPE from the coding sequence ATGGGCCGTAAACCCTCCCGCAGACCCGATCCGGCCATTTCGCCCGATCCGGTGCCGCTCCGCGAAGTCCGCCGGGCCAAGGTGGACATGGAATTCGAGAACCAGTCGCTGCTGGTTCCCCTGTTCGGACAATTCGATGCCAACCTCGTGCAGGTCGAGAACCGCCTCGGCGTGTTCATCTCGGCACGCGGGGACCATGTCCAGATCGAAGGGCCGGAAGACAGTGTTGCCCGTGCCCGCGACGTGCTCAAGGGCATGTATGACCGGCTCGCCATCGGACAGGATCTCGATGCCGGAGCGATCGAAGCGCTGATAGCCATGTCCGACGAGCCGACCCTGGACGGGATCGTCAAAGGAGAACTGAGCGGCGGCAACGGCGGCCCGCCGATCATGATCCGCACGCGGCGCAAGACAATCGTGCCGCGCAGTGCGATGCAGGCAACCTATATGCGCAGCCTCGCCCGCGACGACATCATCTTCGCGCTCGGCCCGGCGGGCACCGGCAAGACCTATCTGGCGGTGGCACAAGCAGTGGCGCAGCTGATCACCGGCAGCGTGCAGCGCCTGATCCTGTCGCGCCCGGCGGTGGAGGCCGGCGAGAAGCTCGGGTTCCTGCCCGGCGACATGAAGGACAAGGTCGACCCCTATCTGCGCCCGCTCTACGACGCGCTCTACGACTGCATGCCACCCGAGCAGGTCGAGCGGCGGCTGGCGAGCGGCGAGATCGAGATTGCGCCCATCGCCTTCATGCGCGGGCGCACGCTAGCCGATGCCTTCGTCATCTTGGACGAAGCGCAGAACACGACGCGCGAACAGATGAAGATGTTCCTGACCCGGTTCGGTCAGAACAGCCGCATGGTCATCTGCGGCGACCCGCGTCAGGTCGACATTCCCGGCGGCGACCGGATGAGCGGCCTCGCCGATGCGGTCGAGAAACTGGAAGGCGTCGAAGGCTTCGGCACGATCCGGTTCACCGCTGCCGACGTTGTCCGCCATCCGATCGTGGGGCGGATCGTCGAAGCCTATGAAGGAAAACCCGAATGA
- the ybeY gene encoding rRNA maturation RNase YbeY encodes MQLEAEIEHWPEGEWQAIAERAALATAGVEAAIANQRLETSILFTSDEQVHILNRDWRQRDKPTNVLSFPMLDRDSLLALDPEGPPELLGDIALAYETCAREAADKGISLEHHATHLIVHGLLHLAGHDHVDSDAQAEEMEALEIAALAKLGIADPYGDR; translated from the coding sequence TTGCAGCTGGAAGCGGAAATCGAGCACTGGCCCGAAGGAGAGTGGCAGGCCATCGCCGAGCGCGCTGCCCTGGCTACGGCTGGAGTAGAGGCTGCCATTGCCAACCAGCGCCTCGAAACGTCAATCCTGTTCACCTCTGACGAGCAGGTCCACATCCTCAACCGCGACTGGCGACAGCGCGACAAGCCGACCAATGTGCTCTCATTCCCGATGCTCGATCGCGACAGCTTGCTCGCTCTCGATCCCGAAGGGCCGCCCGAACTGCTCGGCGACATCGCTCTTGCCTACGAGACCTGCGCACGGGAAGCGGCTGATAAAGGGATCAGCCTCGAACATCACGCCACCCATCTGATCGTCCACGGACTGCTCCATCTGGCCGGCCACGACCATGTCGATTCCGACGCACAGGCGGAGGAAATGGAAGCGCTGGAAATCGCAGCGCTTGCCAAACTGGGCATCGCGGACCCATATGGGGACCGCTAA
- a CDS encoding hemolysin family protein produces the protein MTALRKFFDPHAGERSLRAALEEAIDEHEEDAESGSDAPASGDLSPVERQMLRNLLHFSEHDADDVAVPRGEIVAVNAAASWNDLLEVFSQNGHSRLPVYRDQLDEVIGMIHIKDVFPYLINDKTPPEDWTILMRQPLYVPQTRGALDVLADMRANRTHLAIVLDEFSGTDGIITIEDLVEEIVGEIEDEHDDAPEVWIADIGDGMWDCDARSELDDVAEQIDPRLAEVEESVDTLGGLTFVLAERVPPVGEIVEHPSGWRIEVIDGDETHVKRLRLHAPQQEADAAEE, from the coding sequence ATGACCGCCCTCCGCAAATTCTTCGATCCCCACGCAGGCGAGCGCTCGCTGCGCGCTGCGCTAGAAGAAGCCATCGACGAACACGAGGAAGACGCAGAGTCAGGCAGCGATGCGCCGGCTTCCGGAGACCTGTCGCCGGTCGAGCGCCAGATGCTGCGCAACCTGCTGCATTTCAGCGAGCACGATGCCGATGACGTCGCGGTGCCGCGCGGCGAGATCGTTGCCGTCAACGCTGCGGCCAGCTGGAACGACCTGTTGGAGGTTTTCTCCCAGAACGGCCATTCGCGCCTTCCGGTCTATCGCGACCAGCTCGATGAAGTGATCGGCATGATCCACATCAAGGACGTCTTTCCTTACCTCATCAATGACAAGACCCCGCCGGAGGACTGGACCATCCTGATGCGGCAGCCACTATACGTCCCGCAGACACGCGGGGCGCTGGATGTGCTGGCCGACATGCGCGCCAATCGCACCCACTTGGCCATCGTCCTCGACGAATTCTCCGGTACCGATGGCATCATCACCATCGAGGACCTGGTCGAGGAAATCGTCGGCGAGATCGAAGACGAGCATGACGACGCGCCCGAAGTCTGGATCGCTGATATCGGCGACGGGATGTGGGACTGCGATGCCCGCTCAGAACTCGACGATGTCGCAGAACAGATTGATCCGCGCCTGGCCGAAGTCGAGGAATCGGTCGATACGCTGGGCGGGCTCACCTTCGTACTGGCGGAACGGGTTCCGCCGGTAGGCGAGATCGTCGAACATCCCAGCGGTTGGCGGATCGAAGTCATCGATGGCGACGAGACCCATGTGAAGCGATTAAGGTTGCACGCCCCGCAACAGGAAGCGGACGCGGCAGAGGAGTAG
- a CDS encoding LysR substrate-binding domain-containing protein, with translation MVTRRLPPLRALEAFMRTVRLGSARAAAEELNLSPSALSRRIANLEEFVGKKLFTRARQAMALTDEGHQFYEAVNPHFEALARAVEGQSDNLSLLRLRLGVLPLFGSQRLFPHMAQLRKLHPLLHIDIDTGPHLEDRVGDTLDAAIILSRGPERGLHAVRLDENKVHAICSAEVAQRVGNHPDEAVLAKQTFLIHNELPDSFVAWKDAIGMRDLDPSAIDHYDSGQLMLEAAAQGLGIAIMHDDHLRRADDDRLHELFDLDVDSPYSYWFVCKPIALESRPVRLFHDWLVKAGL, from the coding sequence ATGGTTACTCGCCGCCTCCCCCCGCTCCGCGCCCTCGAAGCCTTTATGCGTACGGTCCGCCTCGGTTCCGCCCGGGCGGCCGCCGAGGAGCTCAACCTCAGCCCCAGCGCCTTGAGCCGCCGCATCGCCAATCTCGAGGAATTCGTCGGCAAGAAGCTGTTCACCCGCGCCCGGCAGGCGATGGCGCTGACCGACGAAGGCCACCAGTTCTACGAAGCGGTGAACCCGCATTTCGAAGCCCTTGCACGCGCAGTGGAGGGTCAATCGGACAATCTCTCCTTGCTGCGCTTGCGGCTGGGCGTGTTGCCGCTGTTCGGCAGCCAGCGCCTGTTCCCGCACATGGCTCAGTTGCGCAAGCTCCACCCCCTGCTGCACATCGACATCGACACCGGTCCGCACCTGGAAGACAGGGTGGGCGACACACTGGATGCCGCCATCATCCTCAGCCGCGGTCCGGAACGCGGGCTGCATGCAGTCAGGCTCGACGAGAACAAGGTGCATGCGATTTGCAGCGCGGAGGTAGCGCAAAGGGTCGGAAATCACCCCGACGAAGCCGTGCTCGCAAAGCAGACTTTCCTGATCCACAACGAACTGCCCGACAGCTTCGTGGCGTGGAAGGACGCGATCGGCATGCGCGACCTCGATCCTTCGGCAATCGATCACTACGATTCCGGCCAGCTGATGCTGGAAGCTGCCGCGCAGGGTCTCGGCATCGCCATCATGCATGACGACCACCTGCGCCGCGCCGATGATGACCGGCTGCACGAGCTGTTCGACCTCGATGTCGACAGCCCTTACAGCTACTGGTTCGTGTGCAAGCCGATCGCGCTGGAAAGCCGCCCGGTGCGGTTGTTCCACGACTGGCTGGTGAAGGCAGGACTCTAG
- a CDS encoding lipase family protein, translated as MTLRRVAPAFALALTLLGLGGCVTYPDITQSRSPCRMEPGGWCSFVRDAAVESYGYAMLSSNAYRDEDTYVELGPAFELVERLEISAEDADKGFDYILYDQFEVVADEHGQLLRGARQARVLAFRGTDFDGATDILHGTIKDNQIEIARRYFAAELARVEGQVPMVVTGHSLGGALATQISIDNPGVKAWTFNVSPFYRGDSTVNDQDRTAINERGEFLRTFRKYRSPPAADLFEINCAPEAGSGEKHSIRRLGDCLTWIAAYDSHAALALLGPNTVTKPPVECGEVDKVHPGVGGTPGVPCIHISRPEND; from the coding sequence GTGACGCTGCGCCGGGTCGCACCTGCGTTCGCATTGGCGCTGACGCTGCTCGGCCTCGGCGGCTGCGTCACCTATCCCGACATCACTCAGTCGCGCAGCCCGTGCCGGATGGAGCCGGGCGGCTGGTGCAGCTTCGTGCGCGATGCGGCGGTGGAGAGCTATGGTTATGCCATGCTCTCCAGCAACGCCTATCGCGACGAGGACACTTACGTCGAGCTCGGCCCTGCTTTCGAACTGGTCGAGCGCCTCGAAATATCGGCGGAAGATGCCGACAAGGGCTTTGATTACATCCTCTACGACCAGTTCGAAGTTGTCGCCGACGAGCACGGCCAGCTGCTGCGCGGTGCGCGGCAGGCCCGCGTGCTGGCCTTCCGAGGGACAGATTTCGACGGTGCGACGGACATTCTCCACGGTACGATAAAGGACAACCAGATCGAAATCGCCCGCCGTTATTTCGCGGCGGAACTGGCGCGGGTGGAAGGCCAGGTGCCAATGGTCGTCACGGGCCATTCGCTCGGCGGCGCGCTGGCAACGCAGATTTCGATCGACAATCCTGGTGTGAAGGCATGGACCTTCAACGTCTCGCCCTTCTACCGCGGCGATTCCACCGTCAATGACCAGGACAGGACAGCCATCAACGAACGCGGCGAATTCCTGCGCACCTTTCGCAAGTACCGCTCACCGCCGGCGGCCGACCTGTTCGAGATCAATTGCGCGCCGGAAGCAGGCAGCGGCGAAAAGCATTCGATCCGCCGCCTGGGCGATTGCCTGACCTGGATCGCGGCCTACGACAGCCACGCTGCGCTTGCCTTGCTCGGCCCCAACACCGTCACCAAGCCTCCTGTCGAGTGCGGCGAGGTCGACAAGGTCCACCCCGGGGTCGGCGGCACTCCGGGCGTGCCCTGTATCCACATATCGCGGCCAGAGAATGATTGA
- a CDS encoding peptidylprolyl isomerase, with amino-acid sequence MADTLTLTLDTGNGTGDVVIKLRPDLAPGHVARITELANEGFYDGIKFHRVIPGFMAQGGCPNGTGMGGSSKPDLKAEFNSEPHVRGTCSMARTQVPDSANSQFFICFDDAHFLDGQYTVWGQVESGMEHVDALPKGEPPASPGTITKATVS; translated from the coding sequence ATGGCAGACACTCTCACCCTTACGCTCGACACCGGCAACGGTACCGGCGACGTCGTGATCAAGCTGCGTCCCGACCTCGCGCCCGGCCATGTCGCCCGCATTACCGAGCTCGCTAACGAAGGCTTCTATGACGGGATCAAGTTCCACCGCGTGATCCCGGGCTTCATGGCGCAGGGCGGTTGCCCCAACGGCACCGGCATGGGCGGCAGCAGCAAGCCCGATCTGAAGGCGGAATTCAACAGCGAACCGCATGTCCGGGGCACGTGCTCCATGGCGCGCACCCAGGTACCCGACAGCGCCAATTCGCAGTTTTTCATCTGCTTCGACGACGCGCACTTCCTTGATGGCCAGTATACCGTCTGGGGCCAGGTCGAGAGCGGTATGGAACATGTCGATGCTCTGCCCAAGGGCGAGCCGCCGGCAAGCCCGGGCACGATCACCAAGGCGACCGTTTCCTGA
- the mgtE gene encoding magnesium transporter has translation MGSNDRLDEDLLTAPPQEEGAHPDDRLDDERLDEENTLKPEYVRAVRDALEAGENAAVYELVEPLHPADIADLFELCDKDERAPLATAISDLMSSDVVAELNDFVREDMMEALEPEAVATIIEQLETDDAVQLIEDLDEDDQQAVLAEVEAEDRAAIESALAYPEETAGRLMSRDFVAVPEHVTVGDLIDFLRAEQELPTEFYEIFVVDASHHPVGTCALSWILTTPRQVSLSDVMKRDQTLIPVTLDQEEVALMFQKYNLISAAVVDEDGRLVGQMTVDDIVHIISEEAGEDALLLSGAGDGDINEPIRDAYSSRVRWLVANLGTALVASLIIAAFGAAIEKLVALAVLMPIVASIGGNAGTQTMAVTVRAIATNQLTRSNTGRILWREMRVALLNGATIAVLIGAATAVIFTPVLGGVIALAMIVNIVVAGLAGVLVPVAFERLDQDPAVASSVFVTMITDSMGFFAFLGLAVASGIVG, from the coding sequence ATGGGGAGCAACGACCGCCTTGACGAAGACCTGCTGACGGCGCCGCCGCAGGAAGAAGGCGCACACCCTGACGACCGCCTTGATGACGAGCGGCTCGACGAGGAAAATACGCTCAAGCCGGAATATGTCCGCGCCGTGCGCGATGCGCTCGAGGCGGGCGAGAACGCAGCGGTTTATGAACTGGTCGAACCGCTTCATCCGGCCGACATCGCCGACCTGTTCGAACTGTGCGACAAGGACGAGCGCGCACCGCTCGCTACCGCCATCAGCGACCTGATGAGTTCCGACGTCGTCGCCGAGCTTAACGACTTCGTCCGCGAAGACATGATGGAGGCACTCGAGCCCGAGGCCGTCGCCACCATCATCGAACAGCTGGAGACCGACGATGCGGTCCAGCTGATCGAAGACCTCGACGAAGACGACCAGCAGGCTGTCCTCGCCGAAGTCGAGGCCGAAGACCGCGCCGCCATCGAAAGCGCGCTTGCGTATCCGGAAGAGACCGCCGGCCGCCTGATGAGCCGCGACTTCGTGGCGGTACCCGAACACGTTACGGTCGGCGACTTGATCGATTTCCTGCGCGCCGAGCAGGAGCTTCCGACGGAATTCTACGAAATCTTCGTCGTGGATGCTTCGCACCACCCGGTCGGGACCTGCGCGCTGAGCTGGATCCTCACTACCCCGCGGCAGGTTTCACTCAGCGATGTGATGAAGCGCGACCAGACGCTGATCCCTGTCACGCTCGACCAGGAAGAGGTCGCGCTGATGTTCCAGAAGTACAATTTGATCAGTGCCGCCGTGGTCGACGAAGACGGGCGACTTGTCGGGCAGATGACGGTCGACGATATCGTCCACATCATTTCCGAAGAGGCTGGTGAAGACGCACTGCTGCTGTCAGGTGCAGGTGACGGCGACATCAACGAGCCGATCCGCGATGCCTATTCCAGCCGCGTCCGCTGGCTGGTTGCGAACCTCGGCACAGCGCTGGTGGCGAGCCTGATCATCGCGGCCTTCGGTGCAGCAATCGAGAAGCTGGTCGCATTGGCAGTCCTCATGCCGATCGTCGCTAGCATCGGGGGCAACGCCGGAACGCAGACCATGGCGGTGACCGTGCGCGCCATCGCCACCAACCAGCTCACTCGCTCCAACACCGGACGGATCCTGTGGCGCGAGATGCGCGTTGCGTTGCTCAATGGTGCGACGATCGCTGTACTGATCGGTGCTGCAACGGCGGTAATCTTCACTCCGGTGCTGGGCGGCGTGATCGCGCTGGCGATGATCGTGAACATCGTCGTTGCCGGGCTGGCCGGCGTGCTGGTGCCGGTAGCCTTCGAGCGGCTTGACCAGGACCCGGCGGTGGCTTCGAGCGTGTTCGTCACCATGATCACCGATTCGATGGGTTTCTTCGCCTTCCTCGGGCTGGCGGTGGCGAGCGGGATTGTTGGCTAA
- a CDS encoding DUF1489 family protein, which translates to MPLHMTKIAFGAKSWDDLAGWYENRSEIKLTTRYLPKRHEEMVGGSLYWILDHHLVARSPILGFPRAPDGRWHIQLEPRLIRVDPLPKRAHQGWRYLTEEKAPRDLSDDEAAGDVLPGRLATKLQGLGLI; encoded by the coding sequence ATGCCGCTGCACATGACCAAGATCGCCTTTGGCGCTAAGAGCTGGGATGACCTTGCCGGCTGGTACGAGAACCGCAGCGAGATCAAGCTCACCACCCGCTACCTTCCCAAGCGGCACGAAGAGATGGTCGGCGGCTCGCTATACTGGATCCTCGACCACCACCTGGTCGCGCGGAGCCCGATCCTCGGCTTCCCGCGAGCGCCGGACGGGCGCTGGCATATCCAGCTCGAACCCCGACTGATCCGGGTCGACCCGCTGCCCAAGCGCGCGCATCAGGGCTGGCGCTATCTCACCGAGGAAAAGGCTCCACGCGATTTGTCAGACGACGAAGCGGCCGGCGACGTGCTGCCCGGCAGGCTGGCGACGAAGTTGCAGGGACTGGGGCTGATTTAA
- a CDS encoding SDR family NAD(P)-dependent oxidoreductase yields the protein MTDFTGKVAVIAGGASGIGLAVARKLVGMGGSVVLADFNSDALARAADEFGEAALTWRTDTSELEQVEALADAAFGWKDRIDLLLNNAGVGGVRGKMWEVDPDAARAHFDINFWGVWNGCRVFAPRMIAQDHRSAIYNTGSENSFFCAVPQTAAYIAAKHAVLGMTESLREDLPDHVHAGLIVPGWVFTPLGEERFMKFGMDVNDYADIIVPQLLANERFVVSHYSNVRRIKERIDPLLTAYDTYAPRDEGDDAYDVRCVLNALLPNKG from the coding sequence GTGACCGATTTCACCGGCAAGGTCGCAGTCATTGCAGGCGGTGCATCGGGTATCGGCCTCGCCGTCGCGCGCAAGCTCGTCGGCATGGGCGGTTCCGTGGTGCTGGCCGATTTCAATAGCGATGCGCTGGCCAGGGCCGCTGACGAGTTCGGCGAAGCTGCGCTCACCTGGCGCACCGACACTTCCGAGCTCGAGCAGGTCGAGGCGCTCGCCGATGCCGCGTTTGGCTGGAAGGACCGGATAGACCTGCTGCTCAACAACGCCGGGGTCGGCGGGGTGCGTGGAAAGATGTGGGAGGTCGATCCCGATGCTGCGCGGGCGCATTTCGATATCAACTTCTGGGGTGTCTGGAACGGATGCCGCGTCTTCGCCCCGCGCATGATCGCGCAGGATCATCGATCAGCAATCTACAACACTGGCAGCGAGAACAGCTTCTTCTGCGCTGTCCCTCAGACCGCAGCCTATATCGCTGCCAAGCATGCCGTACTGGGGATGACGGAAAGCCTGCGCGAAGACCTGCCCGATCACGTCCACGCCGGCCTGATCGTCCCCGGCTGGGTGTTCACGCCCTTGGGCGAGGAACGCTTCATGAAATTCGGCATGGACGTAAACGACTATGCCGACATCATCGTCCCGCAATTGCTGGCCAATGAGCGCTTCGTGGTCAGCCACTATTCCAACGTCCGCCGCATCAAGGAACGGATCGATCCGTTGCTCACTGCCTACGACACATACGCGCCCCGCGACGAAGGCGACGATGCGTATGATGTCAGGTGTGTCTTGAACGCACTCTTGCCAAACAAAGGATAG